One Pongo pygmaeus isolate AG05252 chromosome 10, NHGRI_mPonPyg2-v2.0_pri, whole genome shotgun sequence genomic window carries:
- the LOC129009550 gene encoding 25-hydroxyvitamin D-1 alpha hydroxylase, mitochondrial, with the protein MTQTLKYASRVFHRVRWAPELGASLGYREYHSARRSLADIPGPSTPSFLAELFCKGGLSRLHELQVQGTARFGPVWLASFGTVRTVYVAAPALFEELLRQEGPRPERCSFSPWTEHRRCRQRACGLLTAEGEEWQRLRSLLAPLLLRPQAAARYAGTLDNVVCDLVRRLRRQRGRGTGPPALVRDVAGEFYKFGLEGIAAVLLGSRLGCLEAQVPPDTETFIRAVGSVFVSTLLTMAMPHWLRHLVPGPWGRLCRDWDQMFAFAQRHVERQEAEAAMRNRGQPEKDLESGAHLTHFLFREELPAQSILGNVTELLLAGVDTVSNTLSWALYELSRHPEVQTALHSEITAALSPGSSAYPPATVLSQLPLLKAVVKEVLRLYPVVPGNSRVPDKDIHVGDYIIPKNTLVTLCHYATSRDPAQFPEPNSFRPARWLGEGPTPHPFASLPFGFGKRSCMGRRLAELELQMALAQILTHFEVQPEPGVAPVRPMTRTVLVPERSINLQFLDR; encoded by the exons ATGACCCAGACCCTCAAGTACGCCTCCAGAGTGTTCCATCGCGTCCGCTGGGCGCCCGAGTTGGGCGCCTCCCTAGGCTACCGAGAGTACCACTCAGCACGCCGGAGCCTGGCAGACATCCCAGGCCCCTCTACGCCCAGCTTCCTGGCCGAACTTTTCTGCAAGGGGGGGCTGTCGAGGCTACACGAGCTGCAG GTGCAGGGCACCGCGCGCTTCGGGCCGGTGTGGCTAGCCAGCTTTGGGACAGTGCGCACCGTGTACGTGGCTGCCCCTGCACTCTTCGAGGAGCTGCTGCGACAGGAGGGACCCCGGCCCGAGCGCTGCAGCTTCTCGCCCTGGACGGAGCACCGCCGCTGCCGCCAGCGGGCTTGCGGACTGCTCACTGC GGAAGGCGAAGAATGGCAAAGGCTCCGCAGTCTCCTGGCCCCGCTCCTCCTCCGGCCTCAAGCGGCCGCCCGCTACGCCGGAACCCTGGACAACGTAGTCTGCGACCTTGTGCGGCGTCTGAGGCGCCAGCGGGGACGTGGCACGGGGCCGCCCGCCCTGGTTCGGGACGTGGCGGGGGAATTTTACAAGTTCGGACTGGAAG GCATCGCCGCGGTTCTGCTCGGCTCGCGCTTGGGCTGCCTGGAGGCTCAAGTGCCGCCTGATACGGAGACCTTCATCCGCGCTGTGGGCTCGGTGTTTGTGTCCACGCTGTTGACCATGGCGATGCCCCACTGGCTGCGCCACCTTGTGCCTGGGCCCTGGGGCCGCCTCTGCCGAGACTGGGACCAGATGTTTGCATTTG CTCAGAGGCACGTCGAGCGGCAAGAGGCAGAGGCAGCCATGAGGAACCGAGGACAGCCCGAGAAGGACCTGGAATCTGGGGCGCACCTGACCCACTTCCTGTTCCGGGAAGAGTTGCCTGCCCAGTCCATCCTGGGAAATGTGACAGAGTTGCTACTGGCGGGAGTGGACACG GTGTCCAACACGCTCTCCTGGGCTCTGTATGAGCTCTCCCGGCACCCCGAAGTCCAGACAGCACTCCACTCCGAGATCACAGCTGCCCTGAGCCCTGGCTCCAGTGCCTACCCCCCAGCCACTGTTCTGTCCCAGCTGCCGCTGCTGAAGGCAGTGGTCAAGGAAGTGCTAAG ACTGTACCCTGTGGTACCTGGAAATTCTCGTGTCCCAGACAAAGACATTCATGTGGGTGACTATATTATCCCCAAAAAT ACGCTGGTCACTCTGTGTCACTACGCCACTTCAAGGGACCCTGCCCAGTTCCCAGAGCCGAATTCTTTTCGTCCAGCTCGCTGGCTGGGGGAGGgtcccaccccccacccattTGCATCTCTTCCCTTTGGCTTTGGCAAGCGCAGCTGTATGGGGAGACGCCTGGCAGAGCTTGAATTGCAAATGGCTTTGGCCCAG ATCCTGACACATTTTGAGGTGCAGCCTGAGCCAGGTGTGGCCCCAGTTAGACCCATGACCCGGACTGTCCTGGTACCTGAGAGGAGCATCAACCTACAGTTTTTGGACAGATAG
- the METTL1 gene encoding tRNA (guanine-N(7)-)-methyltransferase, which translates to MAAETWNVAGAEAPPPQKRYYRQRAHSNPMADHTLRYPVKPEEMDWSELYPEFFAPLTQNQSHDDPKDKNEKRAQAQVEFADIGCGYGGLLVELSPLFPDTLILGLEIRVKVSDYVQDRIRALRAAPAGGFQNIACLRSNAMKHLPNFFYKGQLTKMFFLFPDPHFKRTKHKWRIISPTLLAEYAYVLRVGGLVYTITDVLELHDWMCTHFEEHPLFERVPLEDLSEDPIVGHLGTSTEEGKKVLRNGGKNFPAIFRRIQDPILQAVTPQTSLPGH; encoded by the exons ATGGCAGCCGAGACTTGGAACGTGGCCGGAGCAGAGGCCCCGCCGCCCCAGAAGCGCTACTACCGGCAACGTGCTCACTCCAACCCCATGGCGGACCACACGCTGCGCTA CCCTGTGAAGCCAGAGGAGATGGACTGGTCTGAGCTATACCCAGAGTTCTTCGCTCCACTCACTCAAAATCAGAGCCACGATGACCCAAAGGATAAGAATGAAAAGAGAGCTCAGGCCCAAGTGGAGTTTGCAGACATAGGCTGTGGCTATGGTGGCCTGTTAG TGGAACTGTCACCGCTGTTCCCAGACACACTTATTCTGGGCCTGGAAATCCGGGTGAAGGTCTCAGACTATGTACAAGACCGGATTCGGGCCCTACGCGCAGCTCCTGCAGGTGGCTTCCAGAACATCGCCTGTCTCCGTAGCAATGCCATGAAGCACCTTCCTAACTTCTTCTACAAGGGCCAG CTGACAAAGATGTTCTTCCTCTTCCCCGACCCACATTTCAAGCGGACAAAGCACAAGTGGCGAATCATCAGTCCCACCCTGCTAGCAGAATATGCCTACGTGCTAAGAGTTGGG GGGCTGGTGTATACCATAACTGATGTGCTGGAGCTACACGACTGGATGTGCACTCATTTCGAAGAGCACCCACTGTTTGAGCGTGTGCCTCTGGAGGACCTG AGTGAAGACCCCATTGTGGGACATCTAGGCACCTCAACTGAGGAGGGGAAGAAAGTTCTACGTAATGGAGGGAAGAATTTCCCAGCCATCTTCCGAAGAATACAAGATCCCATCCTCCAGGCAGTGACCCCCCAAACCAGCCTGCCTGGTCACTGA